The window AGATTCCCGATTGTTTATATATAGAGCCCAACATACCGTTCAAGGATCAGCGTATTTTTCACAATTTGCACTCATGGTACATCCAATCCACGAGGAGACCCATGATATGAATGGTCTTGATCAATAACACACATCCTATTTTTACTGAATGGAAATTCATATTTGCCCATCTCCCAAATATATACAAAAGGAATAGAtagaaaatgataatgaaatgttAAGAACGATACAAATTGTTAGGAATGATTTATGCTCAGGAACCCATACTTATTAAGCAATTCTCAGTTTGAAGTGTGCGCATGCTGCTTTAATCATATTTCAACATACTTAACAAGAGTATATCTTGAGCAAAGATATATAAGCCATTTTTCTTCTCTCATTTTATTCAATGTGGGACTGAAGAAAAGCATAAGGGTAAAAAATTCAAACCAATACTTCAtcttttaataaataatttttttttaaaaaattttaaaataaaaaacaaagaatTTGTTGAAATACACATGATACAAATGGCTCCCGATGGCAACAATGTTCAAGTATAAGGTATGTATGTGAatatataagaagaagaagaagaagaagagagatgcTAGCTAGATGAGATTGGAAAGCCGATTCCATGGCGTCTGGTAGGGAACGTAACAAACATCATGCTGCAAATGACTCCGATCCCAATTGGCAAGGACGTGAGCATCTCCTCCGTCTCCCTTGATGGATTTGGATAAAAGCAACTCACCACGTTCTGATCTAATAAAGCCACCGCAGCAAAAAGCAATATCGACATGAATGCGTGGATGAAGTCAATGAACTTCAATCTATAGCCCGCCACGACCTCTGGAGTAAGGATGGAAGCATCTTCACCGTTAAGGACCCACAACCCCTTCAACGTCGCCAGCCCGTAACAGACGTTACCGCTCTTATCCCTGAAGCTATCTGTAAAACTCAATACAAAACATGAAAGACCGCAAATGGCGATGAGGCCCGCCGTCATGTACTGGCAAACGTTGTCACACTGGCCTTGGTTGGTGAATATGGGAGATAGGAGCTGGAATGCTAGAACGGTACCCGTTGGTAGAAGGTTGGCCAGATGTGCCGTGCTCTTGAATGTCTGGTCGATGGCTTTTTGCACTATGTTCTTTTGATTTTGGTTGGCCGGTgctgatgaacggttctgatcctCTAAGAGCGGCTGGCCGTGCTGAGCGTCTTCATCTACTACGTTAATctccatggtccacttgatgttttgGGGTGAGATGATGTGGTCTGTATATTAATGGTGGAAGAGATAGCTTGCAAGGAAATGAAAAGGAAACTGATAGAAGCAACGCTTTACAAGAATTACGGAGGGGTTTTTTGGCTTTTGTTCTAAGAGTTGGTTAAGACAGCGAAAGGAGCTTTCTTTGTATAAAAGAGATTGGTGACCGTTATGGGATTTGTATCTTAAAGGGAAGATTGATATTCATCACACACGCAGCCCTCTCCACACGTACCTTTACATGACGCACACGTGACAACTTCACAAGCTTTTAGAGGTATGATGGTGATGGACATGAACAAAAACTAGGCCAATCTATTCAATAGGCAGGTTTCTTGTTTTCGTTGAGTGTGGAACCTTATTTTCTTCTCAACTGTCAATTCATTCATTTTCATGTAcggatggccccacatgatgagtggaccagcctgattcttACATATACGATTGGCTATTTTTTTTCCTAACCGTTCATTTTTGTTCATGTatcggtggcccacctgatgagtggacctgccTCATTCTCACCTATAACGATGTTTTGGGGGGTGGCGCACGAACCGGTCTGATTATTACATACGCCAGAGAGTTTAGTCGCGTGTGTTGCATGTAGAAGTGCGTGTGGGACAAGCAAACGTCGTCGAGAGGACATTAAACGTGGGAAGTGC is drawn from Magnolia sinica isolate HGM2019 chromosome 5, MsV1, whole genome shotgun sequence and contains these coding sequences:
- the LOC131247190 gene encoding protein DMP6 translates to MEINVVDEDAQHGQPLLEDQNRSSAPANQNQKNIVQKAIDQTFKSTAHLANLLPTGTVLAFQLLSPIFTNQGQCDNVCQYMTAGLIAICGLSCFVLSFTDSFRDKSGNVCYGLATLKGLWVLNGEDASILTPEVVAGYRLKFIDFIHAFMSILLFAAVALLDQNVVSCFYPNPSRETEEMLTSLPIGIGVICSMMFVTFPTRRHGIGFPISSS